The Niabella beijingensis genomic interval GCTGCTGCTCTGTGCCGAGGCCCTGAATGAGTCCAAACCGGCTCCTGATGCAGAGGTGTTTCAGCTCATTGACAGGATACGCGCCCGCGCCGGACTGAAAGGAGTGGTAGAAAGCTGGTCCGGTTTTTCAAACCAGCCGCAGAAGCCAGCTACAAAGGCCGGTATGCGGGAGATCATTCAGCAGGAGCGGAAGATCGAATTGGCTTGTGAATCCTCCTATTACTGGGACAGCCGCAGATGGAAAACGGCCATCAGGGAACAGAACAGGCCGATACAGGGGTGGAATGTATATGCCTCCGTGCCCGAAGAGTACTATACAGTTACGACCATTTATACTCAGAAATTTACCGTACGGGATTATTTTGCTCCTGTTCCGCTGGACGATATTATTAAAAATCCTCTATTGGTTCAAAATCCGGGATGGTAGCCCGCAACTAAAATATTGCTCGTATGAAAAAAAGTACTGTTTTATTATTGATCCTTTCCTTTCTGCTGCATGCGTGCACTAAAAAGGTAAATGAGCCCATTTCCAAAAGTCTTGGAAAACCCCAACCGGTAACGGATATCGCTGTTCAAAACCTGCCCGGGGGAGCTGTGATCAGTTATAAGATACCGAACCAGGAAGATATCCTGAGTGTGAAAGCCGTTTATAAACTCCCCAATGGCCGAACATTCGAATCCAGCTCTTCTTATTATGAGAATAAGCTCAATATTATGGGGTTTAACGATATAGAAATGCATGAGGTAACCCTTTTTACTGTGAACCGGGCACAGGAATTATCCGATCCTGTAATTGTAAAAATCCAACCGCTGGAATCGGGACTTAACAAGTTGATCAAAACCATGAATATCATCAGCGACTTTGGCGGTGCACAGTACAGCTGGAAGAACGAATATCAGGCACCGCTTACTTTTGAATTTTTCACACCGGACTCACTGGGCCGCATGCAGCTGGTAAAAGTGATCACATCAAAAGCTGATTCTGCAACACAAAGTATCAGGGGATATGATCCGGTTCCCCGTAGATTCAGTGTTGTGGTTAAAGATAACTATGGTAACCGTTCCGATTCGCTGATGCCTGCCGGAGGCAAGATAACGCCCCTGTATGAAGAGAAGCTGGGGAAATCAAGGATGACCGTGATGAAGCTTGCAAACGACCAGAATTTCACGAATTGGGAAGGAAAAGACAACTATATTATAGATGATGACCATAATACATTTGGACATTCAGCTGCCAATTCACTGCCTGCGGCGTTTACGGTCGATCTGTCGCTGATGGCAAAGATCAGCCGGATCGTTATTTTTCAACGTAAGTTTTCCGATACCTATTATAACTGGGGAAACCCGCAGCAATTTGATGTATACGGCCGGGCAGACCGGCCGTCACAAAACGGAGACTGGAATGAATGGACCAAGATCATGAGCAGTGAGATAGTGAAGCCCTCAGCGTCGCCGGGAGGAACTGTAACAGATGAAGACTTCCGGGTAGCGGAGAATGGACACGAATTTGTGTTTGGGCTGGATCAGCCGGCGATGCGCTATATCCGGATCGTGATCCGCTCTACCTGGGGAGGAACAACATTTACACATCCGGCTGATGTGGATTTCTACGGCCAGCCAAAATAATCATGTGTTATGAAAGCATTAATCATTATCTGTAGTTTTATTATCGGCGCCCTGATCCTTTCAGGATGCGACAAATACACGGATGTACATAAAGAGTTTATCAAAGACGGAGAACTTGTGTATGCGCCCAAACCCGACTCCGTTGCATTTATTGCAGGACATAACCGGATGAAGATGCGGTTGTGGATGTATAACGGCGTAAATGTAAAACAGCTTGTGGTACTTTGGAACAGCCATAAGGACTCCCTGGTAATTCCCGTACAATTTAAAAATGGAAAGGACTCCATCGAAGCTCTCATAACCAATATGACGGAGAGAAGTTATTCCTTTGATATCTATGCCGTAGATAATTTCGGGCACCGGTCCCTGTTCTACAATCAGTTTGGCTCATCTTATGGAGCATTATATGCCAGTACATTACTGAACAGACGGGTAAAAGATATGATGCTTACAGACCGGGAAGGCACCGTTAACTGGTACGCCGCACCGCAGGGCCTTGTATTTACCGAAGTAAGGTATACAGGAAAAGATGGATCCCTGCATACAACGCGCATGCCGTCCGCTTCTTTTGATGTGGCCATTGAAGTAAAACCCGGTACCACCTTTGAACACCGCTCGCTTTATATTCCCGAAGCAGAAGCCATCGATACCTTTACAACAGAATGGGTTACCCATACGGAAGCCTTTCCTGCCACTTTCCTGTATTCCCGGGATCAGTGGTCGGTGCCGGTTGTGTCCGACGAAACCGCCAGTGACGGTGGTGGCAAAGCAACATTGCTGGATGGTGATCTGAGCACCTACTGGCATTCGCAATGGGATCCTTCAAATGCACCCCTGCCGCATTGGGCCGTCGTCGATATGACTTCACCTAAAAAGATCGCTTACCTGGACGTCTACCGGAGAGCCGGCAATACGGACGCTAAGCACATACAGATCTATCTTGGAAACAGTAATGACCCTGACGCCCCGGATTGGCTGCTTATCGGGGAGGGAACCTATCCGTCAACAGTAAGTGACAAACTTACGATTAATGCGGCGGCGGTAACACCCGGGCGTTACCTGAAACTTATAGTGACGGATAGTTACCGTATACCGTTCTCCAGTATTGCGGAGGTCTTTGTATACGGGAACTGAGACGAACGGGTACCGGTGGAATAATATTTTATGATGTTCTCTGTGGATGCCTATCCCCGGTCGTAATAAAAACAATCCGCCTGTTGTGTGCACGTGATCACCAGGTCGTTGATACAAACATGGTCCGGCAGGCCGGCACAATAAAAAATGGTTTCGGCCACATCAGCTGCCACCAACGGAATCAATCCTTCGTATACTTTGTCGGCGGCGATGCGGTCGCCTTTGAAACGGACTGTGGAGAATTCGGTATTGGCAGCACCGGGATGAATGGCAGTTACCTTGATGTGATAAGGCAGCAGATCGATCCGCATGGCCTGGGAAAGTGCTTCCACGGCATGTTTGGTAGCACAATACATATTGCCCTGTGCATAAACCTGTTTAGCCGCCACCGAACCGAGGTTGATAATATGTCCGCGTTTATGCGGGATCATCAAGTTGGATACCGCCTGCGCCACGTAGGCGAAGCCTTTGATATTGGTATCTACCATCGTATCCCAGTCGTCCAGGCTTGCCTGGGCAAAGTCATCCTTTCCTGCAGCCAGGCCGGCATTATTGATCAGCACGTCGATCCGTTTCCATTGTTCAGGTATCGAGCCGATCATTTCCAGCACCTGTTCCCGGTTTCTCACATCAAAAACAAGTGGCAGCACTGCTACGGGATAGGTACCCGTCAGTTCTTCCGCCAGTTGCTGCAGCCGTTCCTGTCTTCGTCCTGTAATAATGAGGTTATGGTTATTGGCGGCAAATTTCCGGGCACAGGCTTCACCAAAGCCTGCTGTTGCCCCTGTTATAAAAACGATCTTATCCATCTTTTATTTTCAGCTTTAGATAGCCGCTTTATGCGCGGCCGCGTTCAAAATTGTGTGGTGGGGTCCGCTCCTTACTTCAGTGCCATCAGGAATTCCTCGATAGCCGTGGTTGCTTTCTCCGCCTCCTCCAGCATTCCCATATGTCCGGATTTCCGCAGGATATGAATGTGGGAGATCCTGGGAATTGACGCCTGTTTCAATACATCTTCAAAGGAAATGAGGGTATCTTTTTCCCCGATGATAAAAAGTACGGGCAATTCCGTTCCGGAAAAAAGACGGGTACGTTCCGGCCGCGCGATCATTGCTTCATAGTAGTTTTTGAGTGCGGCTTTGGAGAACGGAGGCAGCGACGCTTCAAAATTTTTAATAAGCTCCGGCTGTTCCTGTTTCGTCGTATCGGAAAACAGGTTAGGGATCGTGGAGCGGAGGAATTCGGCCGCCCCGTTCTTTTCAATAAATGCAATGCCCTTCCGTCTTGCTTCCTTTTTCTCTTCCGTATCCGCTGCTGCCGTGGAATGAAAAAGCCCGAAACCATCGAGTGAATGCGGGTATTTTTCTGCGAACGCAAGAGTGGTGTATCCTCCCATGCTATGACCGATCAACGTCACCGACTCCAGCTCTTCTTCATCAATGATACGTTTGACCATGTCCGCAATACCGTCCATGCTGACATCGGTGGTCAGCTCAGACTGGCCGCTGCCGGGGATATCCGGCACGATGACCTGGTAATTATGCCGCAGGTATTCGACCTGGTTGTCCCACACCGTGCCGTCTTCTCCAAAACCATGGAGCAGTACCACGGGCCGCCCCACGCCTTCAATGACATAATGGATAATGCTGTTATTGATCGTGATTGTTTTTGTTCCCATCAGGAAGGTTTTATTGATGATTGCTTCTGGATGAATTGCTTATAAACAGCGAGCAATAAAAGTGCCACGCCGATACCGGCTGCTGTTTTATAAAGCCAGTCCCCGTATCTCGTATAAAAAGTTTCTGACACAAAAGCGGCAACGGTCTGCTTCAATGTGCCCTGCCGGTTCCAGGGTAGCTGCTGGATAATATTACCATAAGGGTCGATAAAGCAGCTGATGCCTGTATTGGCACTGCGAATCACCCATTTGCGGCTTTCGATGGCGCGGAGGCGTGCATACTGCATATGCTGCCGGTATCCCTGGGTATCGCCCCACCAGCCGTCATTGGTGATCACACAGATCAGATCGGCTCCTTTGCGGTTGAACCGGGAAAGATAATCGCCATAGATGCTTTCATAACAGACGGCCGGCGTGACGCGGAATGTGTGACTGGAAGTTTGCAGCACCCGTTCGGTAGTGTCGCGTGCATAGCCACCCATCGTGCCTCCGAACTTCTCAAATACAGGTCCCATAAAACTGAGAAAAGCCGGCAATACTTCCGGGCCGGGTACAAGTTTGGACTTATGATAGATCTGTGCAGCGGTGCTGTCAAAAAGTGCGGCACTGTTATAGCCTTCCACAAAGCTGCCGTCCGGTAATTTTTGGGCATACCGGCTGACGCGTGTGTTAAAGAGCCGGCGTCCTTCAAGTCCGGTTAAAAGATTCGCCTGCGGATGCCGCTTCAGGAAACCCCATAGTGGTGTGAGGAACCGGTTCTCCCCAAGCTGGTCTTCCAGCACGGTATAGGGAACGGCGGTCTCCGGCCACACCACCAGTGTAGTGTTGGCGTCCAGTTGTTTTTCAGACAGGGTGATCAGCTCCTGCAGCTGCATTTCCTCCCGGCCTGCCACAAACTTGGTATCCCAGGGATCATAATTGGGCTGAACGGTGACTACATTGTATTTGTTATGCAGCAGGGTCAGTGGTTGTTTGATCAGCCGGCTGAGAAAAACAGGCAGACAAAGCGTGAGTACCCAGGCCGCTGCCAGTTTAAAGTAACCGGTGCTGCGGCCTTCCTCCCGGTAACGGAGCAACACATTAAAAACAAGTACATTGCTGAGCAGGATCCAAAGGCTTCCGCCAGCTGCGCCCGTATATTCATACCATTGCACCCAGTTGGGGTGCAGTGCAAAAGCATTACCCAGCGTCAGCCAGGGCCAGCTCAGGTCCCAGTTGAGATGGATCCATTCAAAGGTCATCCAGAACGCGATCAGGGACATACCCGAAATGAACCGGTTAAAACGGATGCGGGTAAAAAAATACGCCAGCCAGGGCACACACATGATCAGGCTGTTGGCCAGGAAGGCACTGATCCCGCCGGGGACACTCGCCTTAGCCACCCACCAGGTGGTAAGCACATTCCATAAAAGAAGCACAATATAGCTCAGCAAAAAGAACCGCTTCCAGGATGCGGTTGTTTCTGCCAGGTACAGCAACGGTATCCAGGCTACAAACAACAACAGCGTAAGAGGGGAGGTGGGCCAGCCCGCCCACAGCAGAAGTCCACCCAGCAGGGCCATCCATAAACCGGAACTGTTCTTTAGATTCATGTACCGTTACTTAGAACCCAAATGTAGCAAAAGATCAGGAATGCGGCAGCCGGAACGTTTTTTATAGTCCCTTATCCTGTTGTGCTGAATGCTGACGGGCTGAAAGCTAAAATCTAAATTGCAGCTTCCGTTCCGGATAACTCAGTTTATTGCTTTTACGTGTACCGTCCACAATAAAATGTACAATATTCATCTGGTCGCTGAAAAGATCATAGAGGATGGTATTCTCAACAAGAATATTGCCTGTGTTCAGTGATGCATTGGTGACCACAGTATAAACATACACGGCTTCGTGGTCGATCTCCCAGCCAAAAAGTTTCAGCTGCTGCGCCCGCCCGTTGCTTTGAATGCTCAGATGGGTGGTAAGGTACCGGGTAACCAGCGTATCCATTTTAGCTTTAAGGGCTTTGTTACTAAAGTCCACCGGTGTTTTATAAACCCTGGAAAGAATGGCCTCAAAGTCGTCGGTAAAAATCTTTGTACTGATCTCCAGGCGTTGTTGTTTGCTGTTATATTCGATCTCCGAGGCGCTTACATGAAACGGATGCCATCCCGGAAGAGAGAACCCGGCCAGCAGCATTCCCGCCAGTACTACCAGTAACATGCTCCTTTTATAGCAGCCCCAAGCCATTGATACAAATAAAAGGATAATATTTGAATAGGGTAAATTATATTTGATGACTGACCGTATTAAATCCGGCGCCGCCATTTATGAACAGCTTTTGGTTTTATTTTATTGAGGGATGGAAGCACATCATCAGCCTGGATGCGCTGGATCATCAGCTGTTCATCCTTGCGTTGGCGGTGATCTATACCTTTAACGACTGGAAGCGGGTGCTGGTGCTGGTTACGGCTTTTACCATCGGGCATTCATTAACCCTGGCACTCAGTGTTTTCGACCTTATCCGGGTGTCCTCATCCTGGGTGGAGTTCCTGATCCCCCTTACCATTGTCTGTACGGCTTTATGGAACATCCTCCGGCGGAACAAACCGCAACGGATCAATGTCAATTATTTTCTGGCGCTGTTTTTCGGACTGATCCATGGCCTTGGGTTCGCCAATACCATCCGGCTGATGCTGGCAAGCGATGAATCGGTCGGCACCGGATTGCTGGGCTTCAACCTGGGACTGGAGGCCGGACAGGTACTTGTGGTACTGCTGATCCTCGTGGTAACAAATCTGGTGGTAGGCCGTATGAAAATCCCCCAAAGAATGTATATTTTCGTGGTGTCCGCGCTTGTTTTCCTGCTTTCATTGAAAATGGCGCTGGAGCGGATCCCTTCATTATCATAAATCGCGCGCATGAGAAAAATTTTATTAGCCGTTATCTGTTTTTGGTACGTAACAGGAAATGCCCAGGATATCCAGAACAATCCCGGCAGCAATCATGGTAATAAATTTGAACAGCTGGGAACGATCCTGCCCACACCCAATGAATACCGCACCGCAAGTGGCGCGCCTGGTCCGAAATACTGGCAGCAGCGCTGCGACTATGTGATCAAATGTACGCTGGATGAAGAAAAACAGCAATTGACAGGCAGTGAAACACTGAATTATTTTAACAATTCACCGGATGTACTGACCTATATATGGCTGCAGCTGGATGAGAACGAACACAGCAACCGCAACAATGCCGGTTATGAAGATAACAGCAGGCTTCCGGCTATGCTCACCGACAAAGCACTGAATCAGATGGAGGAAGCGTCCGGTCCGGATAACGGATACGGACATAAGATCGGATCCATAACAGATATGACCGGAAAGCCCCTGTCTTATACGATCAATAAAACTATGATGCGGGTTGACCTGCCGGCAGCTTTGAAACCCGGACAGCGGTTCCAGTTCAGGATCGACTGGTCCTATAAGATCTCTGATCGTATGGTTTATGGCGGACGGGGAGGATATGAACTGTTCCCTGAGGACGGGAACTGTTTATATACCATTACGCAATGGTATCCCCGGGTATGTGTATACAGCGATTTCCAGGGATGGCAGAACCACCAGTTCACCGGCCGCGGGGAATTTGCACTGACCTTCGGAAATTTTGATGT includes:
- a CDS encoding DUF5000 domain-containing lipoprotein; its protein translation is MKKSTVLLLILSFLLHACTKKVNEPISKSLGKPQPVTDIAVQNLPGGAVISYKIPNQEDILSVKAVYKLPNGRTFESSSSYYENKLNIMGFNDIEMHEVTLFTVNRAQELSDPVIVKIQPLESGLNKLIKTMNIISDFGGAQYSWKNEYQAPLTFEFFTPDSLGRMQLVKVITSKADSATQSIRGYDPVPRRFSVVVKDNYGNRSDSLMPAGGKITPLYEEKLGKSRMTVMKLANDQNFTNWEGKDNYIIDDDHNTFGHSAANSLPAAFTVDLSLMAKISRIVIFQRKFSDTYYNWGNPQQFDVYGRADRPSQNGDWNEWTKIMSSEIVKPSASPGGTVTDEDFRVAENGHEFVFGLDQPAMRYIRIVIRSTWGGTTFTHPADVDFYGQPK
- a CDS encoding DUF4998 domain-containing protein; translated protein: MKALIIICSFIIGALILSGCDKYTDVHKEFIKDGELVYAPKPDSVAFIAGHNRMKMRLWMYNGVNVKQLVVLWNSHKDSLVIPVQFKNGKDSIEALITNMTERSYSFDIYAVDNFGHRSLFYNQFGSSYGALYASTLLNRRVKDMMLTDREGTVNWYAAPQGLVFTEVRYTGKDGSLHTTRMPSASFDVAIEVKPGTTFEHRSLYIPEAEAIDTFTTEWVTHTEAFPATFLYSRDQWSVPVVSDETASDGGGKATLLDGDLSTYWHSQWDPSNAPLPHWAVVDMTSPKKIAYLDVYRRAGNTDAKHIQIYLGNSNDPDAPDWLLIGEGTYPSTVSDKLTINAAAVTPGRYLKLIVTDSYRIPFSSIAEVFVYGN
- a CDS encoding SDR family NAD(P)-dependent oxidoreductase — encoded protein: MDKIVFITGATAGFGEACARKFAANNHNLIITGRRQERLQQLAEELTGTYPVAVLPLVFDVRNREQVLEMIGSIPEQWKRIDVLINNAGLAAGKDDFAQASLDDWDTMVDTNIKGFAYVAQAVSNLMIPHKRGHIINLGSVAAKQVYAQGNMYCATKHAVEALSQAMRIDLLPYHIKVTAIHPGAANTEFSTVRFKGDRIAADKVYEGLIPLVAADVAETIFYCAGLPDHVCINDLVITCTQQADCFYYDRG
- a CDS encoding alpha/beta fold hydrolase; protein product: MGTKTITINNSIIHYVIEGVGRPVVLLHGFGEDGTVWDNQVEYLRHNYQVIVPDIPGSGQSELTTDVSMDGIADMVKRIIDEEELESVTLIGHSMGGYTTLAFAEKYPHSLDGFGLFHSTAAADTEEKKEARRKGIAFIEKNGAAEFLRSTIPNLFSDTTKQEQPELIKNFEASLPPFSKAALKNYYEAMIARPERTRLFSGTELPVLFIIGEKDTLISFEDVLKQASIPRISHIHILRKSGHMGMLEEAEKATTAIEEFLMALK
- the lnt gene encoding apolipoprotein N-acyltransferase, whose amino-acid sequence is MNLKNSSGLWMALLGGLLLWAGWPTSPLTLLLFVAWIPLLYLAETTASWKRFFLLSYIVLLLWNVLTTWWVAKASVPGGISAFLANSLIMCVPWLAYFFTRIRFNRFISGMSLIAFWMTFEWIHLNWDLSWPWLTLGNAFALHPNWVQWYEYTGAAGGSLWILLSNVLVFNVLLRYREEGRSTGYFKLAAAWVLTLCLPVFLSRLIKQPLTLLHNKYNVVTVQPNYDPWDTKFVAGREEMQLQELITLSEKQLDANTTLVVWPETAVPYTVLEDQLGENRFLTPLWGFLKRHPQANLLTGLEGRRLFNTRVSRYAQKLPDGSFVEGYNSAALFDSTAAQIYHKSKLVPGPEVLPAFLSFMGPVFEKFGGTMGGYARDTTERVLQTSSHTFRVTPAVCYESIYGDYLSRFNRKGADLICVITNDGWWGDTQGYRQHMQYARLRAIESRKWVIRSANTGISCFIDPYGNIIQQLPWNRQGTLKQTVAAFVSETFYTRYGDWLYKTAAGIGVALLLLAVYKQFIQKQSSIKPS
- a CDS encoding DUF6702 family protein, encoding MLLVVLAGMLLAGFSLPGWHPFHVSASEIEYNSKQQRLEISTKIFTDDFEAILSRVYKTPVDFSNKALKAKMDTLVTRYLTTHLSIQSNGRAQQLKLFGWEIDHEAVYVYTVVTNASLNTGNILVENTILYDLFSDQMNIVHFIVDGTRKSNKLSYPERKLQFRF
- a CDS encoding HupE/UreJ family protein, which codes for MNSFWFYFIEGWKHIISLDALDHQLFILALAVIYTFNDWKRVLVLVTAFTIGHSLTLALSVFDLIRVSSSWVEFLIPLTIVCTALWNILRRNKPQRINVNYFLALFFGLIHGLGFANTIRLMLASDESVGTGLLGFNLGLEAGQVLVVLLILVVTNLVVGRMKIPQRMYIFVVSALVFLLSLKMALERIPSLS